A genomic stretch from Campylobacter lari subsp. concheus includes:
- the gmd gene encoding GDP-mannose 4,6-dehydratase: MKKVALVTGVTGQDGAYLSEFLLNKGYEVHGIKRRSSLFNTDRIDHLFEGHHGKNNNFYLHYGDMTDSMNLTRIIAEIKPDEIYNLAAMSHVHVSFETPEYTANADGIGTLRILDAVRFLNLTQKTKIYQASTSELFGRVQETPQSEKTPFYPRSPYAVAKMYAYWITVNYREAYNMFACNGILFNHESPVRGETFVTRKITRAAAKIALNLDDILYLGNLDAKRDWGHAKDYVKMMWMILQHEKADDWVIATGKTTTVRDFVKLAFEYCGIKLNFKGNGIDEEGFIEDFDQQRVKELSLNFNHLQKGQVVVKVNPRYFRPTEVDLLLGDPSKAEKELGWNREYDLKNLVNDMMKSDLKLMNKDVFLKEGGYKIMRYYE; the protein is encoded by the coding sequence ATGAAAAAAGTAGCGTTGGTAACTGGAGTTACTGGACAAGATGGAGCATATTTGTCTGAATTTTTACTTAATAAAGGTTATGAAGTACATGGTATAAAAAGAAGATCTTCTTTATTTAATACAGATAGGATAGATCATTTATTTGAAGGTCATCATGGCAAAAATAATAATTTTTATTTACACTATGGCGATATGACTGATTCTATGAATTTAACTAGAATAATAGCTGAAATTAAACCAGATGAGATTTATAATCTTGCTGCTATGAGTCATGTGCATGTTAGCTTTGAAACGCCTGAATATACAGCAAATGCTGATGGTATAGGAACTCTTAGAATACTTGATGCGGTAAGATTTTTAAATTTAACTCAAAAAACTAAAATCTATCAAGCTTCCACTTCGGAACTCTTTGGGAGGGTGCAAGAAACTCCACAAAGCGAAAAAACTCCATTTTATCCAAGAAGTCCTTATGCTGTAGCAAAAATGTATGCATATTGGATTACGGTAAATTATAGAGAAGCTTATAATATGTTTGCATGTAATGGAATTTTATTTAATCATGAAAGTCCTGTTAGAGGGGAAACATTTGTAACTAGAAAAATTACTCGTGCAGCTGCAAAAATAGCTTTAAATTTAGATGATATACTTTATCTTGGTAATTTAGATGCTAAAAGGGATTGGGGGCATGCAAAAGATTATGTAAAAATGATGTGGATGATACTTCAGCACGAAAAAGCTGATGATTGGGTTATAGCTACTGGAAAAACTACTACAGTAAGAGACTTTGTCAAACTTGCTTTTGAATACTGTGGGATAAAACTAAATTTTAAAGGAAATGGGATAGATGAAGAGGGTTTTATAGAAGATTTTGATCAACAAAGAGTTAAAGAGCTTTCTTTAAATTTTAACCATCTTCAAAAAGGCCAAGTAGTAGTAAAAGTAAATCCTAGATATTTTAGACCTACCGAAGTTGATTTGCTTTTAGGTGATCCTTCTAAGGCTGAAAAAGAACTAGGTTGGAATAGGGAATATGATCTTAAAAATTTAGTTAATGATATGATGAAAAGTGATTTGAAACTCATGAATAAAGATGTCTTTCTCAAAGAAGGTGGATATAAAATAATGAGGTATTATGAGTAA
- a CDS encoding mannose-1-phosphate guanylyltransferase/mannose-6-phosphate isomerase gives MTNILLCGGSGTRLWPLSRTLMPKQFLKLFDDKSLFELAVQRNSKICSNVLIVCNEEQYFLALDQISNTNKTRFILEPLAKNTAVAITLACLSLPKEEIVFITPSDHLVKNEKAYQEVIAKALEIANDNYLVTFGIKPDSPHIGYGYIKSKNTYDVEAFIEKPNLKKAKEFLEDGSYLWNSGMFMFKVGFFLEQMQAYSKKIYDFCLKAHKNALIQNDFIKIKSADMEKIPELSIDYALMEKSNKVKVISSDISWSDVGSFESLAKEFSDGKNYTNTNAKFLDSNNIFCYASDKKKFIATIDLDDIFIIDTQDALLISKKSSSQKVKQIHEAIKENENLSKNHLCTHRPWGSFTILEDEKGYKIKRIEVKPGKRLSLQKHFHRNEHWIVLSGTASVEIDGVENLVRPNESIYIKMGQKHRLSNYGKIPVVIIEAQVGEYTGEDDIIRLEDDYKRI, from the coding sequence ATGACTAATATCCTTCTTTGTGGTGGTAGCGGTACAAGACTTTGGCCGCTTAGTAGAACACTAATGCCAAAACAATTTTTAAAATTATTTGATGACAAATCTTTATTTGAGCTAGCTGTACAAAGAAATTCTAAAATTTGCTCCAATGTTTTGATAGTATGCAATGAAGAGCAATATTTCCTAGCCCTTGATCAAATTTCAAATACAAATAAGACTAGATTTATTTTAGAACCGCTAGCAAAAAATACTGCAGTAGCTATTACCTTAGCCTGTTTATCTTTACCCAAAGAAGAAATAGTATTCATCACACCAAGTGATCATTTAGTCAAAAATGAAAAGGCATATCAAGAAGTAATAGCTAAAGCTTTAGAAATTGCAAATGATAACTATCTTGTAACTTTTGGTATAAAACCTGATAGCCCACATATTGGATATGGTTACATTAAATCCAAAAATACTTATGATGTTGAAGCTTTTATAGAAAAACCAAATTTAAAAAAAGCAAAAGAATTTTTAGAAGATGGAAGTTATTTATGGAATTCAGGTATGTTTATGTTTAAAGTTGGTTTTTTCTTAGAGCAAATGCAAGCTTATTCAAAAAAAATATATGATTTTTGTTTAAAAGCACATAAAAATGCTTTAATACAAAATGATTTTATCAAAATCAAATCAGCAGACATGGAGAAAATTCCAGAACTAAGCATAGATTATGCCTTAATGGAAAAATCAAACAAGGTAAAAGTAATATCTAGTGACATTTCTTGGAGTGATGTAGGAAGCTTTGAAAGTTTAGCTAAAGAGTTTAGTGATGGTAAAAATTATACCAATACGAATGCTAAATTTTTAGATTCTAATAATATTTTTTGCTATGCAAGTGATAAAAAGAAATTTATAGCTACAATTGATCTTGATGATATATTTATCATAGACACTCAAGATGCACTTTTAATTAGTAAAAAATCATCATCCCAAAAAGTAAAGCAAATTCATGAAGCTATTAAAGAAAATGAAAATCTAAGCAAAAATCATCTTTGTACGCATAGACCTTGGGGAAGTTTTACTATACTTGAAGATGAAAAAGGATATAAAATCAAACGCATAGAAGTTAAACCTGGAAAACGACTTTCCTTGCAAAAGCATTTTCATAGAAATGAACATTGGATAGTTTTAAGTGGTACAGCAAGTGTAGAAATAGATGGAGTGGAAAATTTAGTAAGACCTAATGAGTCAATCTATATAAAAATGGGACAAAAACATCGTTTAAGTAATTATGGTAAAATTCCTGTTGTAATCATAGAAGCTCAAGTAGGTGAATACACAGGCGAAGATGATATAATAAGATTAGAAGACGATTATAAAAGGATATAG
- a CDS encoding dTDP-4-dehydrorhamnose 3,5-epimerase family protein has translation MAIEFDIQESKILKGVYIITPNKFRDLRGEIWTAFTSEVIDKLLPDNLQFIHDKFIHSRHNVIRGIHGDHKTYKLATCVYGEIHQVVVDCRQDSPTYLKHEKFIINQDNQKIILVPAGFGNAHYVSSESAVYYYKCAYKGEYVDANEQFTYAWNDERIGVDWPTKSPVLSERDVLASKGN, from the coding sequence ATGGCGATAGAATTTGATATACAAGAATCAAAAATTTTAAAAGGAGTATATATAATAACTCCTAATAAATTTAGAGATTTACGTGGAGAAATATGGACAGCTTTTACAAGTGAAGTCATAGATAAACTTTTGCCAGATAATCTTCAATTTATACATGATAAATTTATTCACTCTAGACATAATGTCATAAGAGGTATACACGGGGATCATAAAACATATAAACTAGCTACTTGTGTTTATGGAGAAATACATCAGGTTGTGGTTGATTGTAGACAAGATTCGCCTACTTATTTAAAACATGAAAAATTTATAATAAATCAAGATAATCAAAAAATTATCTTAGTTCCAGCTGGATTTGGAAATGCACATTATGTAAGTAGTGAAAGTGCAGTGTATTATTACAAATGTGCATATAAAGGAGAATATGTGGATGCGAATGAACAATTCACTTATGCTTGGAATGATGAGAGAATAGGGGTTGATTGGCCAACAAAATCTCCAGTCCTTTCAGAAAGAGATGTATTAGCTTCAAAAGGAAATTAA
- a CDS encoding NAD-dependent epimerase/dehydratase family protein, producing the protein MNKDSKIYIVGHRGSAGSAIMEKLQKLGYNNLIYATREELNLLDFSVVKNFFDNNQPEYVFFAAAKMSALGVKAPADILYENLTIQNNIFFNSYSSNVKKLIFFGSSWMYPQHADNPIKEESLLTSELEYNAEPYALAKIAGVRMCEFYNLQYNTNFISVALTNLYGKTADYNLKTARVLPAMLRKFHLAKLLNEKRYDEILLDLNLQDQDEAISYLNTNGIHKEHIELWGAGKTRREFIHSEDLADACIYIMNNINFSDLSKNNIKNTHINVGTGSDLSIAELAYLIKQITQYQGEIKFDISKPDSSMNRLLDCSKIQSFGWKHKIELEEGIKMMYEQYLLLK; encoded by the coding sequence ATGAATAAAGATTCTAAGATTTATATAGTAGGACATCGCGGATCTGCTGGAAGTGCCATAATGGAAAAATTGCAAAAACTAGGTTATAATAATCTAATATATGCAACAAGAGAAGAGTTAAACTTACTTGATTTTAGTGTTGTAAAAAATTTTTTTGATAATAATCAACCAGAATATGTTTTTTTTGCAGCGGCAAAAATGAGTGCTTTGGGTGTAAAAGCTCCAGCTGATATTTTATACGAAAATTTAACAATTCAGAATAATATATTTTTCAATTCGTATAGTTCAAATGTAAAAAAATTAATTTTTTTTGGTAGCTCTTGGATGTATCCTCAGCATGCAGACAATCCTATCAAAGAAGAAAGTTTGCTTACAAGTGAGTTAGAATATAATGCTGAACCATATGCTTTAGCAAAGATTGCTGGAGTTAGAATGTGTGAATTTTATAATTTACAATATAATACTAATTTTATTTCAGTTGCATTGACTAATTTATATGGAAAAACAGCTGATTATAACTTAAAAACAGCTAGGGTATTGCCAGCGATGCTTAGAAAATTTCATTTAGCAAAACTTCTTAATGAAAAGAGGTATGATGAAATTTTATTAGATCTTAACTTGCAAGATCAAGATGAAGCGATAAGTTATCTTAATACCAATGGAATTCATAAAGAACATATAGAGCTTTGGGGTGCAGGTAAGACTAGGAGAGAATTTATACATTCAGAAGATTTGGCAGATGCTTGTATATATATAATGAATAATATTAATTTTAGCGATCTATCTAAAAATAATATAAAAAATACACATATTAATGTGGGCACGGGTAGTGATTTATCTATTGCAGAATTAGCTTATTTAATAAAGCAAATTACACAATACCAAGGTGAAATAAAATTTGATATAAGTAAGCCAGATAGCTCTATGAATAGATTGCTCGATTGCTCTAAAATTCAGTCTTTTGGTTGGAAGCATAAAATAGAACTTGAAGAAGGTATTAAGATGATGTATGAGCAATATTTATTGCTAAAATAA
- a CDS encoding protoporphyrinogen/coproporphyrinogen oxidase yields MKIGIIGAGISGMSVARLLKDKFEVEVLEKYNVVGGIARTRDVNGDAYHVNGGHCFNSKFGDVLDFVFNVVLSKDKWNYLPRKAEILFKENWITYPIEFSIKEINNFDPNLAFRITNEMFNASYEKGKNLEEWFINHFGPTLAKEYFIPYNTKIWGIAPKNMDNVWIEDERQMKLPVPTKESFYKSLIDKTTDKMSHASFYYPKSNNQNTFIEAIGEGVDIIINYEVKDVKKESNQWIINGEKKYDLLINTSPLDLIPKILKDIPNNILGYFEKLKFNRVSNVLWKMNSEFIPTWAYIPNKDFKIHRIINTGRFMYPYKNCCITEIIGEHPIEIFEEEGKKIEFLDSIVSHNITEHAYPLFDLNYVKSKKNALEYLNFIGLISHGRFGEWEYYNMDVCIKRSIDLAKKIINEYYHD; encoded by the coding sequence ATGAAGATAGGAATAATTGGTGCTGGTATATCTGGTATGTCTGTTGCAAGGCTTTTAAAAGATAAATTTGAAGTTGAAGTTCTAGAAAAATATAATGTAGTAGGTGGTATTGCTAGAACGAGAGATGTTAATGGTGATGCGTATCATGTCAATGGTGGACATTGTTTTAATTCTAAATTTGGTGATGTTTTAGATTTTGTTTTTAATGTCGTATTAAGTAAAGATAAATGGAATTATTTGCCTAGAAAAGCTGAAATTTTATTTAAAGAAAATTGGATCACTTATCCTATAGAATTCTCAATTAAAGAAATAAATAATTTTGATCCAAATTTGGCTTTTAGAATAACTAATGAAATGTTTAATGCTTCTTACGAAAAAGGGAAAAATCTTGAAGAATGGTTTATAAATCATTTTGGACCAACTTTAGCAAAAGAGTATTTTATACCGTACAATACTAAAATTTGGGGTATAGCTCCGAAAAATATGGACAATGTGTGGATAGAAGATGAAAGACAAATGAAGCTTCCTGTTCCAACAAAAGAGAGTTTTTATAAATCTTTGATTGATAAAACAACAGATAAAATGTCCCATGCTAGCTTTTATTATCCTAAATCAAACAATCAAAACACTTTTATAGAGGCTATAGGAGAAGGAGTTGATATTATTATAAATTACGAGGTAAAAGATGTTAAAAAAGAAAGTAACCAATGGATTATTAATGGTGAAAAAAAATATGATCTCTTAATAAATACTAGCCCATTGGATTTGATTCCTAAAATTTTAAAAGATATTCCCAATAATATTTTGGGGTATTTTGAAAAATTAAAATTTAATAGAGTTAGTAATGTTTTATGGAAAATGAATTCCGAGTTTATTCCAACATGGGCATATATTCCAAATAAAGATTTCAAAATCCATAGAATTATAAATACAGGTAGATTTATGTATCCTTATAAAAATTGTTGTATAACTGAGATAATAGGAGAACATCCTATTGAAATTTTTGAAGAAGAAGGAAAAAAAATAGAATTTTTAGATTCAATTGTTTCACATAACATCACAGAGCATGCTTATCCTTTATTTGATTTAAATTATGTGAAATCTAAGAAAAATGCTTTAGAATATTTAAATTTTATTGGATTGATTTCTCATGGTAGATTTGGCGAATGGGAATATTATAATATGGATGTTTGTATAAAAAGATCCATAGATTTAGCAAAAAAAATAATAAATGAGTATTATCATGACTAA
- a CDS encoding HAD-IA family hydrolase, which produces MFNLRKIAEKYKLIMVDIDNTLFNYTFAHKNALEAVMKQYNLTLEDYDLAKKMIAKRGLSANHHKKELYFKIICENKNIHFSKASEMFELYVSIFTRNLKVDKTMFEFLCFIKTLNKKVIAITNFYFIEQIHKLNCANLTNMIDYLVCSEEFELEKPNKVLVNRALELYGKFIDEEEIVMIGDSIADDFLGGGYRINYYPYNCSKLLISISGKSGSGKTTLSNAIDEIYKSFIISTDGYHKYERHSKMWERVTHYNPEANNLIQLAMDIKHIYQDIGNKLYIPLYDHKNGVIIKSDEIKIKDLDIVIIEGLHTLYQEVIGDFVKIKIYIDSDEADKQKINRDSKERNYSHSKIIDTIQKREEDYKKYLEKQKDNANFLIIVRDGIFKICLRDILLNNYLQKEYTGRYEDLIQTVKDIFDLILKNRWVMENDV; this is translated from the coding sequence ATGTTTAATTTAAGAAAAATAGCTGAAAAATATAAACTTATTATGGTTGATATTGATAATACCTTGTTTAATTACACATTTGCACATAAAAATGCTTTAGAAGCTGTAATGAAACAATATAATCTTACACTAGAAGATTATGATCTAGCAAAAAAGATGATTGCAAAGAGGGGATTATCTGCAAATCATCATAAAAAAGAATTGTATTTTAAAATTATTTGTGAAAATAAAAATATTCATTTTTCAAAAGCTAGTGAAATGTTTGAGTTGTATGTTTCTATTTTTACAAGAAATTTAAAAGTAGATAAAACAATGTTTGAATTTTTATGTTTTATTAAAACTCTTAATAAAAAAGTAATAGCTATAACAAACTTTTATTTTATTGAGCAAATCCATAAACTAAATTGTGCGAATTTGACAAATATGATTGATTATTTGGTATGCTCTGAAGAATTTGAGCTTGAGAAACCAAATAAAGTGCTTGTTAATAGAGCTTTAGAGCTTTATGGGAAATTTATTGATGAAGAAGAAATTGTAATGATTGGAGATTCTATCGCCGATGATTTTCTAGGAGGAGGATATAGGATAAATTATTATCCATATAATTGTTCAAAGCTACTGATTTCAATTTCTGGAAAAAGTGGAAGTGGAAAGACTACTTTGAGTAATGCTATTGATGAAATATACAAAAGTTTTATTATTAGTACTGATGGTTATCATAAATATGAAAGGCATTCTAAGATGTGGGAGAGGGTGACACACTATAACCCAGAAGCAAATAATCTTATTCAGTTAGCTATGGATATAAAACATATTTATCAAGATATAGGAAATAAACTATATATACCATTATATGATCATAAAAATGGAGTGATTATTAAATCTGATGAGATTAAGATTAAAGATTTAGATATTGTGATTATAGAGGGTTTACACACTTTATATCAAGAGGTTATAGGAGATTTTGTAAAAATTAAAATATATATTGATTCAGATGAAGCAGATAAACAGAAGATAAATAGAGATAGTAAAGAAAGAAATTATAGTCATTCTAAGATTATAGATACTATACAAAAACGAGAGGAAGATTATAAAAAATATCTTGAAAAACAAAAAGACAATGCAAATTTTCTAATTATAGTTAGAGATGGTATTTTTAAAATATGCTTAAGGGATATATTGTTAAATAATTACTTGCAAAAAGAATATACTGGTAGATATGAAGATTTGATCCAAACCGTAAAAGATATTTTTGATCTGATTTTGAAAAATAGATGGGTAATGGAAAATGATGTATAA
- a CDS encoding class II aldolase/adducin family protein: MMYNNKKLDGCIKDYQELRKIFGNILDAPSKGGNISIKNDEYFIIKASGEDLKKEHKISIFKNNVNSFSYYKDYSVDIVKPSMEIKMHMVFKNKYVAHYHPVYILPYLCAKEYKFENYETIDFALPGNDLYEALSKSYSYQEKGVTLLRNHGVVIYAEQIQDIIELYNQLKSEFFEQNDFVYTPDDAVDKTNEELWLFRNVMENIASKKQINLNPLKVSEINKLLNLPDEQYRKKIMESEN; the protein is encoded by the coding sequence ATGATGTATAATAATAAAAAGCTTGATGGGTGTATTAAAGACTACCAAGAATTGCGTAAAATTTTTGGTAATATTTTAGATGCCCCATCAAAAGGTGGAAATATTTCTATAAAGAATGATGAATATTTTATTATTAAGGCTTCAGGTGAGGATTTAAAAAAAGAGCATAAAATTTCTATTTTTAAAAATAATGTCAATTCTTTTTCTTATTACAAAGATTATTCTGTAGATATTGTGAAACCATCTATGGAGATCAAAATGCATATGGTATTTAAAAATAAATATGTAGCACACTATCATCCTGTTTATATTTTACCTTATTTATGTGCCAAAGAATATAAATTTGAAAATTATGAAACTATTGATTTTGCCTTACCCGGAAATGATTTATATGAAGCATTAAGTAAAAGTTATTCTTATCAAGAAAAGGGTGTTACGTTGTTGCGAAATCATGGTGTTGTTATTTACGCAGAGCAAATTCAAGATATAATAGAATTATATAATCAATTAAAAAGTGAATTTTTTGAACAAAATGATTTTGTTTATACTCCAGATGATGCAGTTGATAAGACTAATGAGGAGCTATGGTTGTTTAGAAATGTAATGGAAAATATTGCTAGTAAAAAACAAATTAATCTAAACCCATTAAAAGTGAGTGAAATTAATAAACTGTTAAATTTACCTGATGAGCAATACAGAAAAAAAATTATGGAAAGTGAGAATTAG
- a CDS encoding sugar phosphate nucleotidyltransferase, protein MNIIIPATGVGKRFKEAGYKELKPFIKVMKNKVILDYVVECFEVQNDIFYFIVQEREKSKFEDFALSRKINAKIIVYKGEKLGPAGSLYGVVSQLQDILDEEVIISYCDFGQEWNYKDFLQFAQKNLDVQAIIPCYTGYHPHLLPLENVYAACKVYEDTYKVYEVIEKYNSKNKFEEYYSSGIYYFRTLKLAIEAIKKQIEAKDMVSGEYYVSVTNNYIENVLCYPFIEKFYQFGTPKDFEYVKEKLNSQDVNNEKTKIQNTIILSAGRGERFLNLNFNQPKPFLPLGKTSIIENIIDTLKNVDTNIICVGAQDHEKYWENIKQEIRFVKPNKIGAAYSYKESCGDLSGDVLILPCDLIAKHVNKEFIRLQKEYEVIVFVTYASKYNINNPHYFTWVDGENNKIDNIFVKNRSNDANLVMIGSFYFKENSLLLEYINKIFQEDIKTNGEFYIDNVFELLIKTHKIGYIIVDNYFSFGTPDEYLENKYWFCKINIKENNGDRI, encoded by the coding sequence ATGAATATTATTATACCTGCAACTGGAGTAGGCAAGAGATTTAAAGAAGCCGGATATAAAGAATTAAAACCTTTTATTAAAGTTATGAAAAACAAAGTTATCTTGGACTATGTAGTTGAATGCTTTGAAGTTCAAAATGATATTTTTTATTTTATTGTCCAAGAGCGTGAGAAAAGTAAATTTGAAGATTTTGCTTTATCTAGAAAAATTAATGCGAAAATTATTGTCTACAAAGGGGAAAAATTAGGACCTGCTGGAAGCTTATATGGTGTGGTGTCGCAGTTGCAAGATATACTTGATGAGGAAGTTATTATTAGCTATTGTGATTTTGGACAAGAATGGAATTATAAGGATTTTCTACAATTTGCACAAAAAAACCTAGATGTTCAGGCTATAATTCCTTGTTATACTGGTTATCATCCTCATTTATTACCTTTAGAGAATGTATATGCAGCATGTAAGGTGTATGAAGATACTTATAAAGTATATGAAGTTATAGAAAAATATAATTCTAAGAATAAATTTGAAGAATATTATTCTTCCGGTATTTATTATTTCAGAACTTTAAAGTTGGCTATTGAAGCAATAAAAAAACAAATAGAAGCCAAAGATATGGTTTCCGGGGAATATTATGTGTCTGTAACTAATAATTATATAGAAAATGTTTTATGTTATCCTTTTATAGAGAAATTTTATCAATTTGGCACTCCAAAAGACTTTGAATATGTAAAAGAAAAACTTAACTCACAAGATGTTAATAACGAAAAAACAAAAATACAAAATACTATTATATTATCTGCTGGTAGAGGAGAGAGATTTTTAAATCTTAATTTTAACCAACCAAAACCATTTTTACCTCTTGGTAAAACAAGTATTATAGAAAATATAATTGATACTTTAAAAAATGTTGATACGAATATTATTTGCGTTGGTGCACAAGATCATGAAAAATATTGGGAAAATATAAAACAAGAAATAAGGTTCGTAAAACCGAATAAGATTGGTGCGGCATATTCTTATAAAGAATCTTGTGGAGATTTGTCAGGTGATGTTTTAATTCTTCCGTGTGATTTGATTGCCAAGCATGTTAATAAGGAATTTATAAGATTGCAAAAAGAATATGAAGTTATTGTATTTGTTACATATGCTTCTAAATATAATATTAATAATCCGCATTATTTTACTTGGGTAGATGGGGAAAATAACAAAATAGATAATATTTTTGTTAAAAATAGATCTAATGATGCAAATTTAGTAATGATAGGAAGTTTTTATTTTAAGGAAAATTCTTTGTTATTAGAATATATAAATAAAATATTCCAAGAAGATATAAAAACTAACGGTGAATTCTATATAGATAATGTATTTGAATTGTTAATTAAAACACATAAGATAGGCTATATAATCGTTGATAATTATTTCTCTTTTGGAACTCCAGATGAGTATTTGGAAAATAAGTATTGGTTTTGTAAAATAAATATAAAGGAAAATAATGGCGATAGAATTTGA